The DNA sequence agatagcGAAGGAGCAAAAGGCAGAGAAATAGAGAGGAAAAACgagtcagagacagagatggggagagagagaaagggaaaagaagcaaagggacacacagagagagtgatggagggagagcacggaggggagaaagagacaggaagaaggtcACACGGAGAAAGAGTGAGCAACAGAGGGAGAAAGCGCAGGGccgaagagaaagagagacgcaGAGAGGGAGCCCCGGGGGAGGATAAAGAAACGGAGACCCCAATATTCACAGGGACTGCGAGAGGGTTATTGTCTtacagaggggaaaaagaagtcCCGTTTCCTGAGCTGTGAGCCTGAGAAAAGTTCCTCATTCTCTtttatccttttcctccctttatcCGGTGGGCTGCTTGCGTTTCCTAATGCTGCTCCCTggtcccccagccctctccccgcctcgtctccctgtcccactctctctctactttgttaatgagaaagaagaaaaagcagaGGAAGGACCGCTCCCCCATCCCCGAAGGCCCGACGGCACGATCgcaccccgccgcccccacgTTCGGGGCCCGCGGCGCTCGGGATTGGCTACCCTGACTCTACCTAAATCGGTCCCTAGTTCTCTTTTCCAGCCCACCAAGAGAACTCCAAGCTGTTGTCCCCATCGGCCGTCTCCGCCACTTCCGGATCGATCTATTCCCGTCCACCGAGTAGACTCCGCTTGCGGGGAATGGACTgcattgtgtgtatatatgtatgcctgtatatgtatatatgtatcttcAGTTATTCGTTCAATTCTATTTTTCGATTACTCTGTCTGTAAAGatttttttatatctgtctcccccgctgtaggatgagctcctggtgggcagagaatgtgtcagttgctCGTTTCGTatgtttccaagcactcagtacagtgtgttacacccagtgggtgctcaaaaaatgccctaCTCTTTCTgtggagtggtaataataatgacgatggcactggttaagcgcttactacgtgcaaagcaccgttctaagcgccaggggatacaaggtgatcgggttgtcccacgtggggctcacagtctgaatccccattttacagatgaggcaactgaggcacagagaagttaagcgactcgcccgaagtcacacagccgacaggcgccagagccgggattagaacccatgacctctgactcccaagcccgggctcttcccactgagccacgctgctgctgtggAAGGTACAAGGTGATGAGATTGCAATCTGACCACGTCACCTAGAGCGCACCCAATCCACGAAGGGACGGAGAGCCGGGATCTtattttgtacagatgaggaaactgaagccccgagggtttagtgacttacccgaggtcacacggtgggCCAGGGCAGGGCTGAGACTTGAACCCGGACCTCCTGACTGTCAGTTCTGTGCTTTGCCCCCTGAGTTTCTGAGGATTCACTGACGGGGGACTCTCCCCGGAACCCCCAGGCGGTGGGGGACGGGGGCCTTCGGAGAGGGGTCCtcagccccccgggccccccgcgtaGTCGGGCTGGGATCGTGAAGCGGCAAAGACCCCGAGACCGACCAAACCCCTTCCATCCCGGCTCGTCTACAGTTCGCTCTTGTTTCCATCCCTCTTTCTACATTGCTGCTCTCCGTCGGGGCAGATGAGCATCGGGTGCCGTGTGGGACCCTGACGGCGAGAGCGTCCGATACGTTATCACGGACCCGGGCTTGGTTCCTGGAAGAGCTGGGCCGTGGCGGGGGAGCGGGGATGTCCCCGGGGCCGCGGGATGCGGCCCGACGGAGGCCACCTTCCGACGGGACTCCCCGCGCCGGTCTCGGTCCGTACCTGCCTGTTCAACGACCTCCGAAGGGAAGACGgggacggcccgggcccggggacgcccggggccggtcctgcccgTTGAGGACGTGAACGCCGAGCGGGATCGATCATCCCGGGATGGGAAATTCACAATGCCCTTAGGTTGGAAGGCTTAAATCGTGCCGGAGACCTCAGGAGAGCTTAACAGAGGGAGGATCCGTTAGGTTTGCCGTCTTTCCTGTATGTTAGTAAATGTTTTCTTACTATGATGCCGAATGTCGTGGTTTATTCTGTCGGGAAAGCCGTGTCACTCATCCCCCATCCCGAATTGGGAGGTAACAGAACACCAACCTCTGAACTGCACCAAAATCTCTAGCCCAGTGTCCTGACAGGAGCGAGGCGGTGTCGtgcgaggacgggggggggggggggaggggggccaagATTTTCGGAATTCCGGTCCAACACGCGCTCCGTCCCGCACCTCGCTCATTTCCACTGCAACGCCCTGGCGGCAAACCTGTGCCCTCCTCATTCTAAGAGTCGCGGATGCCCCGCTCATTAGACCGCGTAACATTTCCGCGGTCTCTCGGTATCTTCAAGCACACCGGGCCTTCAGTGGGCATTTCCGACTCCTCGGTCATATGGGtcataatgataaataatgatgattCTATTATGTTCCACCAGTTCTACGTTCCCTTATTACGTTCTACTGAAGATCTActctgtgtcacacactgtactaagcactcagacacACGACCGTCAGGCTCCTCGGATGATCGGGGCTCACCTCCAAGCAGGCAGAAGAACAGGCGTTTAACgcccactttgcaaatgaggaaactgagacccggggAAGTGGAGCGACTGGCCCAGGACAGatcggtggccgagccgggattagacccccggGCCTCgtaaatcccaggcccgtgctcatcccaccaggtcacgctgcttctcaaaataccgTGCCCCTTCCGGGcgttcagaacagcgcttggcacagagtaacaataataacgatgtcggtgtccgttgagcgcttactgtgtgcagagcaccgttctaagcgccggggcagacacaggggaatcaggtcgtcccacgtggggctcgcggtcttcatccccattttccagatgagggcaccgaggcccagagaagtgaagtgactcgcccagggtcacacggctgacgcgcggcagagccgggattcgaacccgtgaccccgactgcagagcccgggctcttgccgccgagccgcgccgcttctcagtgCCCGACGAGCACCGTAACCTACTGCCGTTACTATCAGAGAACCGGCCAGTGCCGTTCCCTCATCCCTAGGCCCCAGTCGTTACGATGACCTCCCGTCAAAAGCGTGCGTCCTCCTCTCCGAGCCCAGTGACCCCCTCCAGGGGCATTTTACCGATGGGGCGGTGCAGGACCGAGGGGCATTCCCTTTACGACCGAACCCCCAACtgaggcccggggccgggccgggccggagagaCCGAGCTCACCCGCGGCACACTCCCTCCCATCCGacctcccggccccgcggccgcgGCCTTTATAACGACGTTGgcatccgctaagcgcttactacgtgccgagcaccgttccaagcgctggagtagacacgggggaagcaggtcgtcccacgtggggctcccggtctgaatccccattttacagacgagctgaggcacagagaagtgaagtgactcgcccgcggtcacggggcctgacgagcggcagagccgggactcgaacccatgacccccggctccagagcccgggctccttccaccgaggcGCGCCTTATGTCGCCGCCTACGTCCCTGCAGACCCGGACCGCGGACGGAGCCGAACACGGGCTGCGGGAAGCTGCCCCAGCGCCCCCAGGGAAGACGATCGGGATCCCTTCGTcccctcagtcgtatttatcgagcgctcaccgggtgcggaacaccgtactcgAGTGCAGCACGACGATAAGGGGGGACAGTCGCTGCCGGACGGACttcggagggagaggggaagatcgGGGGGAGGCTGACGCCCAGGTCGAGGCCGAATGTGGTCGAGCACTCCCTCTAATCGTAATTTATCTGTCCCCCACGCTAGGCTGGAACCTCCCGGGGGACGGTGACCACGTCTCCTAACTTTCTCGTAGAACCAGCCGGTGCCTAGTGAGAATGGTTTTCTCCCAGTTCCTCGgtacaggtgagaagcagcgcggcgcagcggaaagagcccgggcttgggagtcgggggtcacgggttcggatcccggctccgccactcgtcggccgcgtgactttgggcgagtcacgtcacttctccgggcctcagttccctcatctggaaaatggggattaactgcgagcctcgcgtgggacgacccgacgaccccgtgtccgccccggcgctcggagcagtgctccgcacatggtgagcgcttaccgaataccgacattatcatcgcAGTCCTCCACCCtccgtgagcacttaataaacgagactgtaaattccttcaaGACGGGGAGAACGTCTAATCATAAcgacgttggcattcgttaagcgcttactgcgcgccgagcaccgttctaagcgccgggggaggcacagggtcggcgggttgtcccaggtggggctcgcaggcttcgtccccattttgcagacgagggaactgaggtacagagaagtgaagcgactcgcccacggtcacacagctgccgagtggccgagccgggagtcgaacccgtgacctctgacccccccccccccccccccaagcccgggctcctcccgctgagccgcgccgctcctctagAAAGGAACACGCCGGGACCGTGGATCGGGACGGGGGAGGGTCTGTGAGAGGCTGCCCCTCGGACTCCGAAGGCGACTCCAGTGACGGTGGAGTTGAACTCCGTTGGATCCACGGCCCCCGCGACACTGCCTAAATGACGATAATAGTGCCGGTATCTGCcaggcgctcactgggtgcagagcgccgttctgagccccgggggagacacgggggaaccgggtcgtcccacgtgaggctcccggccttcatccccattttacagatgaggcagccgaggcgcggagacgtgaagcgactcacccacggtcacccggctgccgggcggcagagccgggatccggacccgtctcctctgcctccccagcccgggctcctcccgctgagccgcgccgcttccgctCGAACCCCctctcctccgtcccctcccacCGGATGATTCTCACGGAGCGCCGGGGAGGGAGCCCGTGGCGTCGGTGGCCGAAACGGGGCGTCTCCTCGCTCGGCATCGCCTCGTCTTCCCGTTACCGGGAATCGTCGGGAACGGGCCGACGGCCGAGAAGGTGAACGTCAAGACCGGGTGGCCGTCGATCAGCTGGGGCGAATCTTCTCCCGCCTCGGGTAGAACGCTCAGCGTGACCGTATCCCCGCCAAAGAGGAGGACGGAGAGCGTGACCAGGGCGACGACCCGTTGGGCCGCCCTGACCTCGGGCGTCGCCCTCGGGGAGCGGCCGGGCCCGCGGAGGCGGCGGACCCGCCGCTGGTGCCCGCGCGGGACCGACGCCGCGTGGCCGCCGGCCCCGCTCACGAGTCCCACGGAGACCAGATCCcgcagggagagcaggaggggacCGACCGCAGCCGTCGCGAGGCCGATGTGGGCGGAGGAACAGAGCCGCAGAAGCGATGTGCTTCCGGTGCCGTTCGGCGGGCCCGAAACGTACAGGAGCGCGGTGACTTGGATCAGCAGATTGAGGAcccgggagaggaggcaggaggggacgatGTACCGGGGCAACTTGGATCTGACCCCCGCCCACCGCGAGGTGCCGGGGCTTAGCCTGACGGCCTGGAAGACGCccgggaggcaggtggtgcagagggAGAGCGCGCGAGCCACTCGGTGAACATGAAAGAGGATTTTACACCCGGCGGCGTCCGGGAAACCTCTCCGCCCCCAAGCCGACATGGTCTCCGGGATTCCCCGGGCGAGGAGCATCGGGACGTCGGCCGGAGCCAAGTGGGAGACGATCGGTTCCGAGGAGCCGGGCCTGTGACCGGCGGAGACCGTGCGGACGGATCCCGGGAGGAGGGACCCGTTCCCCGAGATGCCGACGCCCAGCTGGACCAGAATCAGGGTCACGGGGGAGGTTGCGCCGACATCCATGCTCCGAACTCTCCGTCAGGGGCAGAGAGGGCCACCCGCGGtgcagcctggagagagggaaaagcagagaagGGCGAGAGAGCCATCCGGACGCACGACGACCATCGGGACCCGCATCTCCCGAAGCGAAACTTAACGACCGGTTACGCGTCCTTAAGAAGATGAACAGATAGCGTCCAAAAATCGGGAAACCAGGAATTCCCTACTGGGTCGGACCAGTCGGtcaggtgtatttactgagcgctcactgtgtgccgtgCATTCTGCCGTACGCCCGGGAGAGTATAACGCGATCGAAGCGGTAGAGACGGTACCGCCCGCAATCACCTCGCGGTgcagcgggggagatggacgttaaaacGAATTACAGATTCGGACGTACGTGCGGGATCGAGGGTAGGGCACGTATCGAGCGCCCACGTGACGCAGAATTCATTCCGTCGGATTTATCGAGAGCTTTCGGCGCGCAGAGCTCGGGGATTACAACGCGGCAAGGAGAGAGGGACAAACCCCGCcgtcagcgggctcacagtccggaggAGGCACGGCAGATATCGATTCAAGTAAAGAGGGATCGCAATCGATCAACGAGATGAATACATACAttcagaagtgccgtggggccgggggagaggggaagagcagagggagggggtcagcGTGAGGCGGAAGGAAGCGGAGGCCGAGgagaaatggggctcagtctgggaaggcctcctggaggaggtgtgcctcccGTAGGGCTCTGAAAGGGCGGGGGGGCGACCGGCGGAGTCGGCGGCGAGCCAGGCCATCTGGAGGCGCGGCGAGAAGATTaacaccggaggagcggagcgcgcgggctgggacggagacggagagacggaggtaggagggggcgaggggatggagcgCTTGGACGCCGACAGTGGGGAGCTTTTGATCGACAAGGCGGTGGATAGGCGACcgctggagattttcgaggagggcGGGGGTGACGTACCCCGACCGTTTCTGCGGAGAGATAAtcccggcagcggagtgaagtatggaccgcaGAGGggcgaggcaggaggttgggaggtcagagggcGGAGAGGAGGCCGGGCCGGCGATCTGGGAGGGACACGGTGCGCGACCGCTTTGACGCGGTAGCCGTCCGGGCCGAGACGAGGGCGaccgaggaaggggaggggtgacttggggggAGCTCACGGAGCAGGAGTAATGAGGGTTcgattggggaagacctctggagATGGgactcgataaggctttgaaggtgggacggGTGATAGACCGGCACGAAGAAAAGGGGAGGGTTCCGGAGGCCACGGATGAGGGGCAAGAGAGGCGAGACTGATGCAGAGTtagtaggctggcgttagaggaatgACGTCCGCACACCTGGCTTTCAGTAGGAAATTCGTTCatctgatagtatttattgagcactttctacgtgcagggcgccggactaagcgctcctCAGTGAGAAatgataggagggggagaactgacggATGGCTTTAAAGCCCACCACCGGTCTCTCGGCTCCAAGATTTAGGTAACAGTCCTCAGGGAAAGAGTGAGATGGTCGACCTCTTGGAAATCACTGGTCAGAGGCTCAACAGTCTGAAGTCCCTCACCGTCCCCGCCGGGCCGTGTTACGTGCCGCCGGGCCGGTCATTTCTCTCAATCCCCTTGGAGCGTTTGATTTCCTGCCGGTGGATAGGTGAGCGCGGGGAGGGTTGGAATGATGGGTGAACGGAGAAGAATCAGCGTTCGTACTAAGAGGAGACTGCCCTCcgaagaaactgagggagagaaaaagggagcaaTCCCTTCCAGACGTAAGGCACGCCTCTAGAGCTCAGCCGGTAGCCTAAAAATGGCCAGCGAAGCCCACAGACggctattctccctctcctcgaAGCCTCACCCAAGgtacacctcctcccagaggccgacaagtcctcttttcctttcctccgactcccttctgagtccccgtgactcgctccctttatcgaTTCCACCTCGTTATCTGTAATTCATCGATTTACGTCGAAGTCGGtctcccctctgaactgtaagcgcACGGTGGGCGGGTGAGACCGTACCCCCCCGAGtgcccggtacggtgctccgcccccGGTAAACCCTCGCCGAATACGCTTAACCGACCGGGTCACGTCAGGCATCGCGTACGCTGCCGTTCCTCACGGGACCGGAGCCTCAGGTAGGACCCCACTGTCCGTCGGCGGCCCCTCCGACTCCACCGTCCTGTCGGTCAGTCATCGGTTTCGACTGAGCCCCCGTCGCGAGCGGAACGCCGCACCGAGGACGCCGGAGAGCACGATAGCGCCCGCACGGATTTTGCCGTCAGATGGTATCAACTGAGCGCcgacggggtgcagagcactgaattacgcTCGCGATAGAGTATGAGGTGGAccgtggacacaatcccttccgtCGAGGAGGTTACAGTCGGACCGCAGGGGCGAGGCACTCGTATATTACAGACGGGAAGACGACAgagccggagcggggagagatgcaGGAATCCTTAATCCCTCCTTCCGTGGTTTCCCTCTGCCAGCATCTCCCTCACCAGAAAAGCCACCAGGAAAGCTCGGAATGGAGCAGGGTGTTTTGGAAGAGGACCAAGTGGCGAGGAGGGAATGAAGCACATCCACAGTGCAACGACGTGAATGAACCCTCTTGTCCAGACACAGACCCGTCCCGGCCAAGCCCACCGGCCTAGGGAGAAAACTTTCCTCTTAAAGCCGATGACCCCAGTATCCACGTCCCCCATCTTATCCCCGGGCCGAACACAGAGATCCCGTCTCCCAGTGAATTATCCCGATCGGTCCCCGAACCTGGGATCGCCCCGGCGGAGAGATGCCCGCATCCTACTCACCCGTCTTCATCGCTGGGGCTGGTGGCGAGGGCAGCTCACGGGCGGTAAAACTCCGGCAGGTCAAGGCCGAGACACCATTTATCCGGGAGCGAGCAGCGCGTGTCTACGCGGGTCAGTGAGTCACTGCGCGTTAATCCGCTCTGTCGCTCCGACTGGGACGTCTCGGCGGAGGTCCGCACTCCCCTCCCTGATGCCTCCCAATCTGGGAATCGTCAGAGCTCATCCCCGCTGGC is a window from the Ornithorhynchus anatinus isolate Pmale09 chromosome 15, mOrnAna1.pri.v4, whole genome shotgun sequence genome containing:
- the ORNANAV1R3240 gene encoding vomeronasal 1 receptor ornAnaV1R3240 gives rise to the protein MDVGATSPVTLILVQLGVGISGNGSLLPGSVRTVSAGHRPGSSEPIVSHLAPADVPMLLARGIPETMSAWGRRGFPDAAGCKILFHVHRVARALSLCTTCLPGVFQAVRLSPGTSRWAGVRSKLPRYIVPSCLLSRVLNLLIQVTALLYVSGPPNGTGSTSLLRLCSSAHIGLATAAVGPLLLSLRDLVSVGLVSGAGGHAASVPRGHQRRVRRLRGPGRSPRATPEVRAAQRVVALVTLSVLLFGGDTVTLSVLPEAGEDSPQLIDGHPVLTFTFSAVGPFPTIPGNGKTRRCRARRRPVSATDATGSLPGAP